Within Dictyostelium discoideum AX4 chromosome 4 chromosome, whole genome shotgun sequence, the genomic segment ataaattattattattttctgaaTTGTATGTGTCATAACAAAATGTTGAAACAAAACTATAttctgaattattattatttatttttgaattattgttTAGTTGTGTTTAGTgagtttattatataaaatgaaacaatttattaaaatgaattaagttagtaataattaatattgaattatcaattcaatattaatagttatttttaaatgttctGTTTAGAACAtttcataaaattaaataaatattagtattaacaagatatttttttgagATCTTGTTACACATAAAAGTAAATATACAGATAATTAAAAGTAAGGTCGTTATGAAACTAAACCGAAAATCagaatttttattgtttttttaaattttaatttaatttaatttaatttaatttaattttttatttttcaactgaaaaaataaaaaattaaaaaataaaaattaaaattaaatcaaatatttttacatGGAGATGCGCGAATTTGTTACGTTGTTGAGCTCATACTaactttaaattaatttagttttGAGTCTCTAACagtaaaactattattaatctAAGAAATTTCGTTTACCATTCTTagattaataatagttttatattatttatatttatattatttaattttttttttattttttttaattttaatttttttttgttggttatacacaacaaattcaaaatgtGGTGTCCCTTTGTTAAGTGGAAATTTTTATAtggcaaaaaaaaagaattttcttTTACGTCTATGTTTTAAACAACTAAAACCAGTTTataccaaaataaaataaaaaattaatatttaacaGTGGACCTATCAgtgaaaaattgaattaattctgaataaataaagttgttttgaaaaagatCGAGTTACCAGGAGGAAGTTGCACAGCAAAGAAAAATGCACctttaaagcaaatttaaagaaaagttgatttaaattggatttaaattgaatttaaagccgcgtttaaaaaattcatttttaaggtaatttttaaggtaatttttaagatatttaaaaatgcctttaaaatttgctttaaaataattttttaagcaattttaaaggtgattttaaaggtgattttaaaggtgatttttaaggtaatttttaagataatttttaagatatttaaaaatacctttaaaatttattttaaattaattttaaataggaTTTAAAGTAGATTTAAAGTAGATTTaaagtgaatttaaatttcctttaaacataaatttaaggtttttaataaaaaagatctaATTTTAGAACAAAAAAATGGGGATAAAATAttctatcatttttaaattttcatcaaaGCAATCAAATGGTGTAATGGTTGATGAGACTACCCTTTGATAGAGGGTCGGGGGATCGAATCccttttggtaatttttgaaaaaattaaaaaaaaaattttaaaaaatttatccgTTAAATAACGGCTTCGAACTCAGGACCTCGCTTTTAAAGCGAttaaaaaggtaattttaaaggtaNNNNNNNNNNNNNNNNNNNNNNNNNNNNNNNNNNNNNNNNNNNNNNNNNNNNNNNNNNNNNNNNNNNNNNNNNNNNNNNNNNNNNNNNNNNNNNNNNNNNCCCCCCAAAACCTTTTGTCTTTTTaaggtgattttaaagtaaccttaaaaattacctttaaaattacctttaaaattgctTTAATTCAGGActttaaagcaaatttaaatttaatttaaagcgAATTTAAAGGTGGTTTTTTCTTCGCTGTGTGGGTTggaaaaaagttttttttttttttttaaaatgtattatttaaaacaaaaattttatataatattaaacaatatttGTTATGACAATTGtggaattaaatttagtatGTAGTTATAgagaaataaagaaaatataaaaaaaatgaacttCGAAAAAAAAGGagcttcaaaaaaaaaaaactatatataaaataaatcctTTATTTTAGCCCCAGTATTTctgattttttttgtaaatcattcttttattttatttattttttttatatatatttttttttttaattgttaataaaaaaaaaaaaaaaaaaaaaaaaataatatggcCAGTGAAAAATTTTTCGCGAAAAGATTGATCTTTTCAGGGAAAACTCgatctttttcaaaataactttatttattcaagaattaattcaattattcacTGATAGTTTCTAAATTGTGGgtattttgttaaaaaaaaaaaataaaaaaatttgctGGTTtggattaattttttttatttttttattggacCTTTCTgtgaataattgaattaattctgaacaaaaaaagttattttgaaaaagttcGAGTTATCCCGGAAAAGATAAATCTTTTGGCgaaaaatttttcatttttcatattattttttttttttaatttttttcatttattcacaattaaaataaaaattataataaataaataaataaaataaatagtatgattgacaaaaaaaaatcaaaaataccGGGGCTCAAATAAaggatatattttttatatgtagtttttttttttttgaagttcctttttttttttcgaagttcattttttttttatttcctttaTTTCTCTATAAATAcaaccaaatttaattctacGATAGGTCTTAACaaatattgtttaatattatttaaaatttttgttttaaatgtgttttattaaaaaaaaaaaaaaaaaaacatatgaaaagtgaaaaatttttcaaaaaaaaataaactttttttgaaataactGAATTTATTCCGGGATAACTCgatctttttcaaaataactttatttattcagaattaattcaattatccACTGAAAGGtccattttaaaaaaatgccacaatttgaatttgttttgaacatttttaatttttttatttttttatttttatcggttttttttaacttgTCACacttaaacaaataaaaatcaacatataaaccaaaaacaatacaacatcaacatatGAATCATCAATAACTAATCCACTACCATATGTAGAAAGCTTCAAAGAAGAAAAGATAAAACGGATTAACAATTTGGTTTAATGGTTTCCATAAACATCAAACAACTATAGAAATTCAAGTGGTTTTCAAGTGATAAATCCCATCCGAAATGAAAAAGCAGCATCTATTGGTAGATAGCATCCACTTATTTGGTCGATAATATTAGTTCAACATTGGATATAAAAAGAGATAAGTTTTAGtatatagttttttattttaagggGACAGGCcccattttcaaaaaattacgGGGAACCTATGACCCTGTGTACACTGAAGAAGAACAAtaacaaaaaagaaaaagaaataaaagtcgaagaaaaagaagaggagggaaaagaaaaacaagaaaagaTAAGTACTAAAAGTTTTTGCTCAATCCAAAGAATGTGTTTCCAATAGCGTATTCGCACAGTTATCACCAACACAATCAACAGCAACCAACACAACatatagtaatagtaatagtaatagtaatagtaatagtaatagtaatagtaatagtaatagtaatagtaatagtaatagtaatagtaataataataataataataataataataataataataataataataataataataataataataataataataataataataataataataataataataataataataataataataataataataataataataataataataataataataataataattaataatagtagtagtagtagtagtagtcaAGATCCATCAGCAATATCAAAAAACCTTAAAAATAACAACCAACAAATTCAGTCATAAATCAATTCAACAAAACCTAATAACATTATCAACAACGACCCAATCGATGATTACAGTTTTAATCAATGAAAGAAATGATTTTTCGAAGGATTGTATCTGCAATAGACTTTAAATCTACCAAAAGGGTTTTGATAGATAGTAGTATGCtatttggtttattaatatattatacaATGTCGGTTATACGTTGGTCGTAGTTATATATGTAATTGTAATGGTAAAGTGGATAAGTCTCACGCTAAATCGATTAGTAGTGGTAATAGTGAATTATCAACCTCCATTGGTCCATAAACTACTCATGTTAAATCGTCAACCACTAATGCCTCAACTACTCATGCTACATCAACTACAACTGGTGCTCTGGCATTAAATCAAGTGGCAGTGATGGTAAACTTCAAATACAGGCCACACTCTTTGTCAACTACtggttttgaaatttaaagaaGAAACAGACTCAATCCCAATTTTCTTTttgggaaattaaaaaataaaatattggatcctttaatttttaaattccaaaattttcaaaatctatatcttaaaaaaaaaaaaaaaaaaaaaaaaaagaaaaaaatagataatttagaaaactaactttttgtttttatttgttttttttttttttttatatctagTAATAAGAAAATGACTCATTATTGATCCATTAAAAATGactctattattattattgatccatatgtttttttttttttttaaatgaatgatttaaaacaaaacttttaaatagtGTTAAACAATTTtgtagaattaaatttagtaaGTAATTATgagaaataaagaataaatcaacttgatcttttttttttttgagaattAACTCAATTATTCACCGAAAGGTCAATTCCCGAATAAATcgatctttttaaaaataattttttcttttcaaaattaactCAATTATTCATTGAAAGGTTTAATGTTTAAAAGTTTTGTTTGAATCATgcattttattaaaaaaaaaaacaatcagaaatgaaaattttttcaaaaattttttagaaaaagattcaatgagttattataataataaaaatacactTTTATTACTCAAAGGTATCTTGATTTGGTGTGTATTGGAGATCACTGGCTGATAGCTGTTGTTGATTCCACAGATGGGCATAGTCACCATTAAAATCCAATAGATAAGAGTGACTCCCTCGCTCTACTATATGACCACCcttcaaaaccaaaatttCATCACAATGAATTATTGTGGAGAGCCTATGAGCTATGACCAATGTTGTTCTACCTTTTGATACTTCATTGATTGCTTGTTGGATTTTTCTCTCTGTAAAGGTGTCTAAAGAACTAGATGCTATAAAACTAATGTTAAAATATGGTTTCaccaataataaacaaacaataaaataaaataaaataaaataaaataaaataaaataaaacaaaataaaataagggGAGTCacatagaaaataaaaaaataaaagtaaaaaaaaaaaaaacaaaaattgtCGGTTGCCTCCGACAAACACACCAGCGCCGcataaaattacttttcacCACTTTAATGCTGAAATTTTTACATCCAACCACCCTTAAAAtataaactaaaaaatatttaacaatacaaaaaaaaaaaaaaaaaacaaaccttcatctaaaattaaaattggtggATCTTTTAATAAAGCTCTAGCAATTGAAACCCTTTGTTTTTCACCACCACTCAATCTTAAACCTCTTTCGCCTACCACAGTTCTGAAGCCATCAGGAGATGATTCAATAAAGGACAATATTTGAGCACGACGAGAAGCATCAATCAATTGATCATCGTTTGCCTCTCTGTTACCAAAGCCAATATTATAGGCCACAGTATCATTAAAGAGAACTGTTTCTTGTGGAACAACTCCAATTATTGATCTTAAACTCGTTTGTGTTAcatcttttatattttcaccatttattaatatttcgCCTTGGTCAACATCATAGAACCTGCATAACAATCTAAAAATAGTTGATTTCCCACCACCAGTACTGCCAACTAATGCAATTGACTTACCAGCTGGTACGGTAAAACTTATATTATCTAAAATCTTTGgtgatgattgttgttgttctttatttttatttggataAGTAAAACTAATATTTCTAAACTCAATTGAAggtaaaattgtttttgaagGGTTATTTGTATCATTAAAGTTTAATTCTTTAGCATTTGGTGAATCAGAAACCTCTGGTTGAGTatctaataattcaaataaattctCCATGTCAGTGAAAGCAGTAAGTATCATTCGGTAAGATGATCCTAACCAACTTAAAGGAGAAAACATTTGAGCGATAAATGTATTTATTGCAATAACATCACCCAAGGTAAAACCATTTTGTGATGCTCTCCAAGTTGCCAGTCCCAGTCCTAATGTTGTTCCAATAACAATTATTGACGATTGtccaaaatttaataaaaaatatgagACTTTTGATTTCTTATTAGTTTGAAAAAAGTCCATTAATGCAAAATCATATCCTATTTTGGgcaatttataataatttattaaaaaaataaaaaaggttaaaatattttttaaaaaaaaaataatagtaaaaaaataataacttttaTACTTTTTCTTTCATAAGATTCTGCagtaaaatatttgattgttTCAAAATTCATTAAAGAGTCAACTTTAATATCTGATGcctcattttcttttttattagcTAACCTACGATGTTTTGTTCTTCtctataataaatataataataataataataataataataataataataataataataataataataataataataataataataataataataataataataataataataataataataataataataataataataataataataataataattattattattattattattattattattattattattattattattataacaataataaattataattataaaaaattataataatcatataATTAGACATATAaatttaggtttttttttttttttttttttttttttttgaaaataaataatatttacctCTGTTACATATAAAGTGAATGCAATATATACTACACAAGaagttaaatttataaatgcaAATTCTGCACCATAAGAAAACAATAAGAATGTAGAAACTGTGAATAATTCAACTAATGTTGGAAATatattaaacaataataatgataataattgaacTACACTACTAGTTCCTCTTTctacaattttaattaaacttCCAGTTCTCTTATTTAAATGGTATGATAATGacaatctaaaaaaaataataattggcaaaaaaaaaaaaaaaaaattttattattattattattattattattattattattattattattattattattattattattattattattattattattattaaattaaattacctATGTAAATGATCAAAAGtttctaaatttatttgttttgttgCACTATCATTTACATCTTGAAACAAAAGATCACGAATATCCCAAATacttttttgaattaaaaaaaggacaccatataaaatcaataaatgcCATTCTACTTTTTCTGGTAGtgtattaattatatttttaaatattaaaggtacacttaaatttatcaattttgaaaagaaaataatagatACACATAAAATGATTCGAAATTTAAAAGGATTCTTTTTCCAGTAATAGGGAAGTAatgattttatcattttcgtTGCCATAAAATAGGATGGCCTTTTCAAAGATAACTCCTCAATGACTGAACTTTTTATaccattgattttatttatcgATAGTTGTGCTAATGGTATCCTTGATATTTTATCATTCTCTTCATTGTATTTTTCAATGTCtccattttttaatgaatctaTCTCAATAGTATCTGCTTCAGATTGTTTAACTTGTCTATAACTCACTGCTCCAAATCTTCccatattttcatttatttaaaatattaaaaaaaaaaaaattaaaaaaaaaaataaaataaaataaataaaataaaataaaaaaaaaaaaattgaaaataaaaaaaaataaaaaataaaaaaaataaaaaaattagtatgattaataaatcaaaaattagaCCCAAAACAAATAAGTTggcgaaaaaaaaaataaaaaaataaaaaaaaaaataaaaataaaactcaaatgatttttttattttataattttattattatttaattatccGAATTTTACCTTTCTTTTTCTAcctattttcattaattttgaGACATCAAATACAATATTGAAGTCATTGTTTTCATTAAGTTCAGCTGAGAAGCAAATAATGAGGGCAATTTTTGAGAAATCATCTAAATTACCtctgaaaatttaaaattttatctaCTATTTGTAGTTTTAAGAATAGGTGCTCAATAAACACTCAATTGTATTTGATTCCTCAAAATTAATGGAAAtaagtaaaaaaagaaaggtaAAATTCggataattaaataataataaagttataaagtaaaaaaattattttttgtgttttaattatttaaaaaaaaaaaaaaaaaaaatttcgtttattattattttttattattatttatttttttagtttttttaaagaaatcaaaaattaaatagagcgaaaataataaataaaataaataattttattattaataataatattgatttttgataattattttttttttattgaattatttcattttataaaattattatttaaatcttaaataaaaatgaaaaaaataattaacaatttttaaaaacccgcctttttttttttttttcaaaaaaaaaaaattcactttgtaaataaaattttttttatttttttttatcctaCATATGTAAAtatacaacaaaaaaaaaaaaaaaaaaaaatggaaaacaAACCATATACtccttttaataataacaataattttaaaaaaaaaaataataacaacaataataataaaaaaacattttttaaagataatgatgGGAATAGCAATAATATAACACTATCAACAGGTTTGGATTATTTAtcagaaaaagagaaatgtaaagattttttaaacttttttaaatgtacagataatggtaatattggtggttttgaaaaatatgTAGAAATGATGAAAGAGATCACACAaaggaaaagaaaaaactttGATATAGAATTAGATGATGTATACAATTTTAATAGAGACCTTGTATTTGTTGAGTCGATTGAAAATCAAACATCAACCTATCTTAGACTATTTACCTATGCATTGGATGAACTTATACCACCACCAGATTTATCAAGTACAAGATCAGCAATgggttttaataatgatgatggtttCGATAAGAACAAAGAAGATCAAAAGTTTTATCAAAATTCTGATATGGTTTTAGACTTATTGGCATCTCAAAGAATacaaagaaaaaagtttttacaAGAACAAAATAGATTAGATCTCGATAgtaatgaatttgattttcctcaagaaattattagaagattgtaattttcaattattatttctctttttataataataataaataataaataataaataataaataataaataataataataataataataataataataataataataataataataataataataataatatattatttcttttttgattaatgaaagttttttttttttttttttttaattatttttagtgaATTACATTTTATACCAAGAAAAGGGAAATCAATAATACCAATTAGATTAATAAGGAGTGAACTTATTGGTAGATTAGTAACATTTAGTGGTGTAGTTACACGTGTTACAGATGTTAAACCATTGGTAGTTATATCATTGTATACATGTGATATTTGTGGTGCAGAGATCTTTCAAGAGATTACTTCAAGGGAATTTATGCCATTATTTCAGTGTAAGAGTAAACAATGTACAGAAGGTGGTAAACAAGCGGGTAATCTTACCCTTCAAACTAGAGGTTCAAAGTTTGTAAAGTTTCAAGAGATTAAAGTTCAAGAGATAGCCAATCAAGTACCGATTGGTCATACACCACGTTCCATCAAAGTTTATGTTCGTGGTGAACTAACTAGAATGGCTTCACCTGGTGATATTGTTACAATGTCTGGTATATTTTTACCAACACCCTACACTGGTCATAAAGCTATTAAAGCGGGTCTATTAGCTGACACTTACATTGAGGCCATGCAAATCCTTCAACACAAGAAAACTTATGAACAATTGGATCTCACTGAGGAAATGTTAAAGAAAATTCAAGATGAAtcacaaaatgaaaatatttatgATCGATTGGCAATGTCATTGGCACCAGAGATCTATGGTCATTTGGATGTAAAGAAAGCATTACTACTAATGATGGTCGGTGGTGAATCAAAACATATGAAAGATGGTATGAACATTAGAGGTGATATCAACATTTGTTTAATGGGTGATCCTGGTATCGCAAAGAGTCAACTATTAAAACATATTGCAAAGGTTGCACCACGTGGTATCTATACCTCTGGTAAGGGTAGTTCTGGTGTTGGTTTAACCGCTGCAGTCATTAGAGATACCATGACAGGTGAATTTGTACTCGAAGGTGGTTCTTTGGTTTTAGCTGATATGGGTATTTGTTGCATTGACGAGTTTGATAAGATGGAGGATAGTGATCGTACAGCAATTCATGAAGTTATGGAACAACAAACTATCTCCATCGCGAAGGCTGGTATTACCACAACTCTAAACGCAAGAACTTCAATTTTAGCAGCTGCAAATCCTGCTTATGGTCGTTATAATTTCGATCGTTCACCAGATGAAAACTTTAGATTACCACATTCTTTGTTATCTCGTTTCGATTTACTCTTTTTAATGGTTGATAAAGCAGATATGGATAATGATCGTTTACTCTCTGAACATGTAACCTATGTACATATGCATTCAAAACCACCtcaattatcatttgaaccATTCGATTCAGAGTTTATTCGTGCCTATGTTTCACAAGCTCGTAAAATTATACCACCCGTACCAAAGGATTTAACTAATTACATTGTCGACTCTTATATTACCCTTAGAAAACAAGATAGTGAAACTAAAACCCCTTTCACCTATACTACTGCTCGTACTCTATTGGGTGTACTTCGTTTATCTCAA encodes:
- the abcB6 gene encoding ABC transporter B family protein → MGRFGAVSYRQVKQSEADTIEIDSLKNGDIEKYNEENDKISRIPLAQLSINKINGIKSSVIEELSLKRPSYFMATKMIKSLLPYYWKKNPFKFRIILCVSIIFFSKLINLSVPLIFKNIINTLPEKVEWHLLILYGVLFLIQKSIWDIRDLLFQDVNDSATKQINLETFDHLHRLSLSYHLNKRTGSLIKIVERGTSSVVQLLSLLLFNIFPTLVELFTVSTFLLFSYGAEFAFINLTSCVVYIAFTLYVTERRTKHRRLANKKENEASDIKVDSLMNFETIKYFTAESYERKRYDFALMDFFQTNKKSKVSYFLLNFGQSSIIVIGTTLGLGLATWRASQNGFTLGDVIAINTFIAQMFSPLSWLGSSYRMILTAFTDMENLFELLDTQPEVSDSPNAKELNFNDTNNPSKTILPSIEFRNISFTYPNKNKEQQQSSPKILDNISFTVPAGKSIALVGSTGGGKSTIFRLLCRFYDVDQGEILINGENIKDVTQTSLRSIIGVVPQETVLFNDTVAYNIGFGNREANDDQLIDASRRAQILSFIESSPDGFRTVVGERGLRLSGGEKQRVSIARALLKDPPILILDEASSSLDTFTERKIQQAINEVSKGRTTLVIAHRLSTIIHCDEILVLKGGHIVERGSHSYLLDFNGDYAHLWNQQQLSASDLQYTPNQDTFE
- the mcm7 gene encoding MCM family protein; protein product: MENKPYTPFNNNNNFKKKNNNNNNNKKTFFKDNDGNSNNITLSTGLDYLSEKEKCKDFLNFFKCTDNGNIGGFEKYVEMMKEITQRKRKNFDIELDDVYNFNRDLVFVESIENQTSTYLRLFTYALDELIPPPDLSSTRSAMGFNNDDGFDKNKEDQKFYQNSDMVLDLLASQRIQRKKFLQEQNRLDLDSNEFDFPQEIIRRFELHFIPRKGKSIIPIRLIRSELIGRLVTFSGVVTRVTDVKPLVVISLYTCDICGAEIFQEITSREFMPLFQCKSKQCTEGGKQAGNLTLQTRGSKFVKFQEIKVQEIANQVPIGHTPRSIKVYVRGELTRMASPGDIVTMSGIFLPTPYTGHKAIKAGLLADTYIEAMQILQHKKTYEQLDLTEEMLKKIQDESQNENIYDRLAMSLAPEIYGHLDVKKALLLMMVGGESKHMKDGMNIRGDINICLMGDPGIAKSQLLKHIAKVAPRGIYTSGKGSSGVGLTAAVIRDTMTGEFVLEGGSLVLADMGICCIDEFDKMEDSDRTAIHEVMEQQTISIAKAGITTTLNARTSILAAANPAYGRYNFDRSPDENFRLPHSLLSRFDLLFLMVDKADMDNDRLLSEHVTYVHMHSKPPQLSFEPFDSEFIRAYVSQARKIIPPVPKDLTNYIVDSYITLRKQDSETKTPFTYTTARTLLGVLRLSQAFARLKFSQQVSQEDVEESMRLMFVSKQSIRFKNEKKTPQNPSSIIYTLIKDHCALNRVKKVSIFDIQQKVFSSGFTQQHLDDCLNLYKSVLNSNSNFISLI